tcTCCCTGGAGCCTCATGGTGCTGGAAGAAGGTTCCATCACCAGCTTCAGTGGGGAGAATAAAGACCATCTCTCTCACTTTTCATGTCAGCTCACAGATTTCCTAATGAGGAGGGTCCTTTGTATATTGAaaatccttggactgcaaggagacccaaccagtcaatcccaaaggaaatcaaccctgaatattcattggaaggactgatgctgaagctgacgctccaatactttggccacctgatgtgaagagctgactcaccagaaaagaccctgaggctgggaaatattgaaggcgggaggagaggatgagatggttagatagcatcactgactcgatggacttgagcttgagcaaactctcagGGAGAGGGACAAACtctcaaggacagggaagcctggcagtctgtagggttgcagtcagacatgacttagcaactgaacaataacagcaatatatacttatataaattttatacacacacacacatatatatatatatctgaatcgctttgttgtatacctgaaactaaagcaacactgtaaatcaactaataaataaacacacatataaatgtaTTTCTAGAAAGATGCACACGTGTCTGAGGGACTGCCCTGAGGGAGCATGAGTCATTTTTCATCCTTTATTGTACTTGGTGGATTTCTCTTGTTTTTGTGTATTACTTTCTTTAGctgttaaaagaaaatgaaattaattgtttaattctttaaaaagctgTCCAAGGATGTGTTGTGggtaaagaaaagaaactaaaatgcaTTTATGCTGCACCACTTAAGTCAAAgaacacatataaaaataaaactacatttctgtttctatatagttgttgttcagttgctagcaCATGttttactctttgcgaccccatggacgacagcacaccaggcttccctgtccttcactatctcctggagtttgctcaaattcatgtcctttcagtcggtgatgctatttaaccatctcatcctctgtctcccccttctcctcctacccagCATCATAGAAgacatgtaaataaatacacaggAACATGGCTGAAGGATGCCTCCCTACTAGTGGGCACTTCTGAGAAGAGGTAGGATGCAAAGAGATTATTTTAACATGTGCAGAGGTATTCACAGACAGCTCATCTAATAAACTTAAAAATCTTACCTTTGAGAtacaatgtgaaaaataagagtgtgTCAGATGAAGAAAGTGCACACCTACTTTGATCAAAATGAGTAACATTAAAAATACTGGTATCATTGTACCATTTTCTAATTTATACACACTTAGGTTTATCCCAATAGCACACTATTGTACCATGAGACTGTTTATTTCACAAGTGATTTTTAATTCTGTAGCCACAGTTTTACATGACCACACCTTGttatactttttaaactttagatACAGAGTTTGTTAGGAGGTGACAGGGAAAGATACATTCTTTCTGCCAAAAAATATATCCCATCTAACTTAAAGATGATTAACCTTTTGGATATCAAGAATTGAAATGGCTGGGGACACCGTTATTTGTAGGTCCCCAAATAGCCCTGAGGTCTAACTAGGAAAATATCTTTTATAACGTAACAAAACTCTCACCTCAAAATAAAACGCTATGAAATTTACACTGTCATATCCTTATTCAACATTTTTACAATATCCAGAAACCTACAGGAGTTTtagaaatgacaatgaaaatagtTTTACATTCAGAAAGCAAAGCTTATACCAACGTGACATAACCTGAAACCTGGCCCCTGTGCAGACTGCACGCAATTCTTCGTCACCCTTGTTAAAGACACATATCGTCAGATACCCAGCACGTGCCAGGCAGAACGAGGGTTTGAATGAAAAGGATTCCAGTGAGATTTGCCTTGCCTGTTTGTTTCAATGGGGTCTATTATTCAAATTCCTTGGGATGTCCCAAAGGCTCATGGGGTTGCTGGTAACATTGCCAGGTTTCTAGCATCctttcctggttttcatccagtTTTGACAGAACCGTGAGGTTCCAAACCAGCTTCCAGAATGTCTGCTCAGAAACTGGTGTTAAAGTGCTTCATGCGACCTCCCCAAAATCTCATCGGATCAACACAGGCCACTGCTGGGCCTGCCTGGGTTCATTTAGTTTCTCATCCACATTTTCTTCAAAAACAGGAGAAAGATGTCCCATTATCATGAAGTGATTCTCTCAAAAACCAAACTGCATGAGCGGTGATCGATTAGAGCATCTCAACACTCGGAAAGACTCGGGGGGTTCTCAGTGCCTCTGCGGGGTACAGAGCCTGGTACCGAACCATCTGCGACCCCGGGCTGAATGCCTGGTGGAGCTCCCCCCCAAGAATCCCCTCTGGATTCCGCCACTCCACGCCAGGGACGCAGCCAAAAGCAGAGAGGACCCAGGCCCCACGATACACCCTCGTCCAGGAGCCGCCCAGCCAACACCATCTTTCAACAAGGACACCTGGGTGAGGACACACTGGAGGGATCCCGGTGGGGGTCCTGGGCTGTCTCATCCTCAAATACATCAGGTCATAGCTGACATTCCCTGGGAGCTGTAGTGGCAGTCCCCTTTGTGAGCACAAAACCCAAACTCcttccagagtgtgtgtgtgtgtgtgtgtgtgtgtgtgtgtgtgtgtgtgtgtgcacgtgcgcgtgtgcgtgcgtgctcacaTCGCATCACACGCCTCCACTTGCAGCTGAGAGCTGTCAGACCACTGCAGGGCTTGCCTTTCACATGAGCCTTATTTCAGGCTGGGTCAGGGGAAGGAGAGATTGAACAGCAGCCTTCTCATTCAACTGAGTTCCTCAAAAATGAGCTAAATCAAACCAGGTCGTGGTGGTTTTGGGAGGTGGggcaattttgtttgtttttctatttcttaaaaaaaaaacaaacttccagtggaattttttttagctgctgattttaaatgttaatgaaaAAACATGAATTCAAAGGCACATCCCTGAGCGGCTGACACAGGAGTTGCCCGGAGGTTTGCAACAAATCCTCCATGCTGGAGCAGGCAGGGCAACCAGGGTTTCAGGAAGAGCTGTTTTGTTACAAGTTCTTTATGGcaacagcccccaccccaccgtgGTCACGACTATGTATCAATTTATGTATCAATGCCAGTTGTGGAGGTGAATGGGactttgttgtttaatcgctccTGATGGATCGTCTCTGCTTTCCTTCCCAAGATGATGTGGTCCCCCAGGCCAGGCTGAAAAGGGGCTCGGTGTGAGCCTGCTGTCCGGAACAGCAAGgaacagacacacagaacagaCGGATCACCACGAGCCGGGCACCCACGGCCAAGGGCAGAATCCAAACAGTTTCCCACGGGGCTCGTGAACATGGGCGGCCTGTTAGAATGTCCCCAAATACTTGAAAGAAAAAGGGCCAGCACTTCATTTGATAAAAGACAGATTGCAACCAGCAGCTTACAATAGCTCCTGATTAATCTCAACACTGCAGGGAAGACCTGCATCGTATCGGATATCAGGAGGGAAGATGAAACAGCAAGGGGTCCCAGGTGAACCTGGGACTAGGGCTCATTTCGCAGAGCAAGCTCGGATGAACCATGCAAAGATGGTCTTCTGTCTTAATGTAGTGTGGATCAGGCAGGAAAACAGTGCCCCTGCCAGAGGCTGTGGGACACAGATCAGCCCTTCTTCTTAGTCTTGGCTCCTTcatccatccctcagggttgctTCTCTTCATAGTAACTGGGTGCCCGTGACTCTTCCCGGAGACCTCGGGCTCTGCATCCAATTCAGGACTGTGATGTGGCCCCCACCTCGTGGGATTCAGTTTCAGAGCCTCATCTCCACTCAGTGGACTTTCCAGAGACCTGGCTGGCCACTGACGGCCCGGAAGGAAGTGGGCAGAGGCAGCTCGGACTGGCCTATCCCCTCCCTGCACCCACAGATCCCACTTTCCAACTGATGTCACAAACCTGACCCTCCACCGCAGAAGGAGCAAGTCGCAGGAGGGCCGGAAGTTGAGATGACGACCTAGTGCAGTTTTCAAGAGTGTTTCTGAGGCTTCTGGTGCTGCCAGGAGCCCGTGGGGAGGCGCTGCAGGAAAAAGTCACGAAGGTTCATAATGCTGTGTGTTGCATTCCTCGGGTGTAGCTGAAGACACGGAAGGCCTCTGAACACTGTGGTCATTCCAgcttttcccttccctctcccggcGGTGAGCCTGGCACGGGGCTGACTGTAGAACATGTGGTTCACGGGAGCAGAGAGAAAACACCATCcttctcacaccacacacacaggtaTCAGACGGGGAGGAACCAGTTCTAGAGGTAAAATCGATGGGTGGCCCATCTGTGTTGTCACAGCCACCTCTTCGTACACAgaggttgaatttttttctttttccttaatacaAGGGTTCACTTCCACGAGAGGCAACTGAGAGGCCCTGTGAGGTGACTTCACGTCCACTCCAAAGCCATTTCAGTCGCCAGAGTCCCGAGTTTCTAAGAATCAAGAAGTCTCAACGGGAGGGGTGATTCCCAGGCATTGCCCTGGGAAAAAAAGCAGCACTGATATTATCTTAGAAATATTTCTTCTATCTAGTGTGATAACAACTCACTCAGATGCTAAAAAGTGTTAAAATATAGTTCACCTTTCGCCCTAActctatttatatataaatccCTGAGAAGGTACCTGTCAAGTTGAAATTCACTATTTACAGGTAATAAACATCAGGAGTGCAAATCGGACAGCGGATCCTCTGTACAGCAGGGCGGCGCTCTCATCTGTCAGGTGAAactgcaagtcactcagtcgtgtccgactctttgcgaccccatggactatgcggtccatggaattctccaggccagaatactggagtgggtagcctttcccttctccaggggaatcatcccaacccagggatcgaacccaggtctcccgcattgcaggcggattctttaccagctgagccaccagggaagccccatctgtcATGAGAGCAAGCTAAATCTCCCTCCCTATACAAAAAGGTGGTGGTGGATGGGGTGGAATTCTGCACAGAAGCAGCGGGTGAAATCTGCCGTCCATTCACTCTTGAGTGTCTGGAGGGCATGATATGGTAAGTCATCAGGGACACTGTTGATCTCTCATGACTCCATGGTTTTCTGCTCTTTTTAGACCTCTAAGTAGTGGTGCCAGGGATGATCAAGGCATTTTAGCTAAATCTGGAGCAGAAGAtaggcagaaaacaaaaaaaagaaaaagaaaaagtgaggggAAAAGGAGGCAAAAGGGCCATCAGGGAACATATGTGGTGACagagctggggggcgggggacaCTGCCCATCAGTGACCCTATCCCTGATTGACACTtgaggagagggagaggtgaGCCCTTGGGGAGAAAAGTGCAGGCAATCATTCAAAGCAACCAAAACATATCAACACAAAACATAATCTCAATGCAGGGTGTggactggaccatcagggagacGAGACGTGTTTCTCTCCACCTCGGGGACCAGCGCTCATCTCATCCAAGGGCACTTGGCCAAGCCCAACTCTCAAGCTCAAGGGTGACCCACAGCCTACCacatcagtgattctcaaagcgGGTCCAGACCTATGGGTCATTCTTCCTGGGCCCTTCTGGAACGAGGGAGGAATTCATTAAAATCTGACTTTAAAAGCTGTATTATCGTCACATCTGCCTCCCATTAGCCTGGGTGAAGCCTGATGGTCTGTTCATTGAGGTTTTTTGGAGAGATGAGTGTAAGATGCTCGATGTctgatggtggggggcggggggaaagaggagggagaggcCAGTGCCATGCCGCCCACATCATGAGATGGATGGGCACTTGTCGCCACGTGGCCAGGGAGCACGATTTCCCCTGTGAATCCAGAGACAGAATAAACAGCTTTCCATTGGTCTGTAATGGTTTAAATTGATGGCTTATACACaggataatatttaaataaagtgcTGTTGGTAGTGCATATATGAGAGATACTCTGCAACCCAGATAGCCAGACATTCATTAGTATTTCTCAGCTTTTTGGAGATAAAACTATGGGCAGAAAATTCCCATAGAGAGCTCAGGCAAACCACACCTGTGCGCTGCCAAAGTTCCCGAATCTTGGAAAGTCTACAAAGTCTGCATGAGGATGAACTGAACACAAGGGGCCatcatcaaaggaaaaataaaattccacaCCAGGGATCTCTTGGAATTGAGTCAAGGGGAGGAAGCAACCCAGCTCACTCCAGGAGAATTTGCCAAAAATATGTTTGCTTAATATTCAGCTCTAATCCCTATTTCTCAAAAAATGTATGGCCCACCCATGTCAGTAGTTTGCAGAACTCTACGCTTTTAGCATCTCTTTTTACATCTTAAGGATATTTGCATTCAATTGTCTAAGAGCACATAACTTAATTTTGTATTTCTAGTAATAATTTATTAGAGTTGCCCCCATTTtcttaaacatcttttttttctatttttgagtaTGTTCAAGACTTTATATGCAGATTATCTAAAACCCCTTGCTTAAAATGAGCTTAGTTCTAGCAATAAATACACACTCCTCTATACAGTCTCATACTTTGACAAttggttttcttcatttttaccaCTGGATGGACAAGAGAGCTTcagaaattaaaggaaatttGACTCCTCTGTCTTACTTGATCATTTTGTGGTAAAGCAGCAAATGCGTTTATCCAATAGAAATCTTCAACATCACTTAATCCAATTAAGGACGTGTGGTGCTTATGAGCACCCCCAAGGAGATGGAAAGGCAaagcctccaataaaaaaaaaaaaaagcaaaagggggCCCACATGAGGAGAATGCCACAAATTCTATATGAAATCATAGACATATCACAAATAATTATTGCTAGAAACCGTATTTTAAACAAAGGGTCTTCAGACAAATGCATTAAGACcgtcataaatatttacaaagagcCCTATCACTGGTCAAGTGCTGTAAGCTGGATcataactgaaaaatacaaaactataCAGAAAATGTCCTTTGGATAAACTGGTCTTAAATATTTCTTCACTGAGGTTCTAacgggggctttcctggtggctcagtggtcgaGTTTTAGGTAGAATGCCCACTACGAGGACTGACTGCTGGGTTAACTGGTTTTAGGCGATTCAATTAGGGCTCGGCCCAGTTCACTCTTGGGTGCAGCCTGAACAAACAGAAACGTTTTCTGGGCCCCGGAGGGAGCCTTGCGCCCGGGCTGTGCTGTGCGTAAAGGGCAAGGGCGGGGGCGGGCGCACACTTGCAGGAAGGACCGCACCCAGCGTCCCCGCCGCCTCCCCCGGGGCTCAGGGCAGCTTCGCATCCCCGGCCGGCGGGCTCTGCGGGCGGGCTCTGCGTGCGGCCTCACCCCCGCGCGCCGGACACACCCCGCCTCACGTCCTTTTCCTCCAGGACGACGTCCGCTTTTCCTTCTGCGCCGCGGCCAGCCGCTGCTTCTCCGCCTCCTCCGCCTTCCGCTTCTCCTCCTTGGCCTCCTTGTACCGCCACTTGGGCAGCTGCAGGTGGCTGCTGTCCTTGGTGCTGCCCCGGGCCGCCCGCTCGGGCTGGAAGGTGGGCGCGGGCGCCTTGCTCACGCGCACCTTGGGGATGGCCACGCCGGGTCGCACGCTGCTCCGCCGCAGCAGCTGCAGGGGCAGGAGGCTGGCCCTCCGGGGGGCGGCCGGCGGCTGCGAAGATGCGAGGCCGGCTCGGGGGGCCTCCTCTTTGGAGACCCCCACGGCCTGGGAGGTCTGGGATTGCGGCTCGGGGCTCTCCCCCTTGCCCCTCTCCTGGGCTTGCGTGTCCGGGTCCCCGCGCGACCCCAGGATTTCCTGCACCGCCAGCCGCCTTTTGCCCACACAGGGGGGGCTCTCGGGGCACACGGTCTGGCAGACGATGGCCACGGCGGGGCTGTAGAGGCTCGTGGTCATCTTGACCATGTGGTCCAGGGCTCCCCCGTCCTCCAGGCCTTGGCGCGAGCGGGAGGTCAGTGTGGACCGGACAAAATCCGTGAGCTTCTGCAGGCAGCTCTTGGAGCCCGTGGGCTTCTGACCCGCTTCCGGGCCCAATGGCAGCTCTGGCTTGTACTTTTCCCCAAACTGCTCGGGGCAGGGTCGCTCCAGTAGCCTCTGGATGACCCGAACCGCTTCAAACCGTCCAGTGTAGGCAGCCCACTCCTGGGAGGACATTCCCCGGCGGGAGTCCCTGGCGTGGACATCCGCCCCTGAAAACCAGAAAGAGGAAATAGGAATGGGTGGGTGCAAGCAGACCTTTTCCCTTCCACaggcagaaaacaaaagacaacagAAGACAGAGACAATTGACTCTACCTTGGAGCTGGGCCTCCTGGATGAACCCACACCTGACTGTGACCTCCTGCGTTTACTCTTATAACACAACCCACCCTGAAGTGCTCAACGTCATGGTTTGTGCtgcgtttagtcactcagtcgtgtccgactctttgtgaccccatggaccgtagcctgccagcctcctctgtccatgggattctccaggcaaatactggagtgggttgtcattaccttctccaggggatcttccggagccagggatcaaacctgggtctcctgccttggcatgcggattctttacccctagcaccacctggaaagcccctcttTCCTATAAATAAAACTGCCTAAACTCAGCACCTaaattgtggaatttttttttctagaaataagaCTTCAAGAATTTCTGGCAATGGAGAGACAGGTGGTTTGTAACACCTGGCGGATGCTACTAGAATGTTCTAAAAATACTACCAGTAACTGTCACTAGCAAAGCATTTGCTGTCCTATTTATCAACTCTCCTTTTCCTCCAAGATCTCATTCCTGGATGTTATGATTCTTATTTTCACAGGAAGTGTGTGGTTCTTCACTTTTGGTGCTTCAGGTTAGCTGGTCTAGGGTCTGTCGTCTTTACCAGACAGTGGGCTTCCAGGACAGAGGCACATCTTAGTTGTTTTTGCTTCCTTAACACATCTTTCTGGTTAGTGGGAGGCATGCATTTAATAAATGTCTCTTACAATGGACGGTAGTCATGGTTGCTGAAGGCATATGCCTGAGGACTCGAAGCTGATAAGAGAGAAGTGTCCAGACCTGGGTCCTGACCCTCAACAGTCTGCACGTGCCCCTACCCTGCAGGGAGGCCTCCTCCTCTGTGAACTTTCTTTGTCAACAGAGCCCAGGTCTGGTGTTCAGGGATTTAATCCACAGTAATCTAAGTGCACTGTGAAAGTGTTTGTACATGCAATCAGCATCCACGGTCACCTGACTTTATGTCAAAGAGATTAGTGCCCAGGATGTGGGTGAGCCTCGTCCAACTAGCTGAAGACCTTAGAACAAAAGCTGATGTTTTCaggagaagaaagaattcagccttCAGACCGCAGCATCCATTCCTGCCTAAGTCTCCAGGATCCTGGCCTGTTCTACAGATTCCAGGCTTACCAATGCCAATTTCTCTAAAatgatggttgttgttcagtcactcagtcgtgcaacactgcagctccatggactgcagcacgccaggcttcactatctcccggagtttgctcaaatgcatgtccattgagtcagtgatgtcatccaaccatttcatcctcggtcacccccttctcctgtctcaatcttccccagcatcagggtcttttccaacgagttggctcttcacatcaggtggccaaaggattagagcttcagcttcagcatcagtccttccaatgactattcagggttgatttcttttaggattgatgggtttgatctccttgcagtccaagggactctcaagagtcttctctagcaccacagtttcaaagcatcaattcttcggtactcagccttctttatggtccaactctcacatccatacatgactactagaaaaaaaaacctccctAAAATAATTCTCTTAATATATATATCTCCCACCTGTTCTGTCTTTCTGGAGAAATCTGCCTGCTACATCTTCACAGTCTCCCTTACACAAGTCACTGCATTCACAAATCTCCCCATACCACCCACTGCCCCTCCTAATACTGCAAAGTTAATCTTCAATGCAACTTGATGATATGTTTGTAAGTTTCagtaaaagagaaattaataagGAATTGCTGTTCAGTTAATCTTGGTCCAATCTCAGCCGCATATACAGTTAAAAATCATTCAGGATTTCAAGTCCCCTTAGTCATATTTCCACTGGCAAAACAACATGGTGAAATAGGGCAGTTATCTAGCCTGCAAGGCCCACAGGGACCAGGCTTGGAAGTGGCTTCTGCATGTACGTCCCACACAGACTGCGGTGTCTGACACGCGAAGGCTGGTGAATAAGTACTGATAAGGAGTAGGGGTCTCAGTGGCTCCTTTGTCCTGCAGCCCCCCTGGCCCCCTGGCCCAGGCAGACCCAGCTCACCTGAGTTTGCCCAGTAACACTCTTAATGCTGTGACACATTAAAGAATCACCATATTAGAAGAGTGATAATTATTTGAAACTGGAAATCAGGATGGAACTCATTAGCTAGAGTACAATTTataaactgactcaaatgaaaaGGGGGCAGTAAAAACGTCATTGCAAAAAATAGATGACACATTAAGCCTTAATTAATTGCATGTCACTTGAAAAGGAGCAAACtgcaaaattaaaatcttaatgaACACGGCCTGAAAGAGACATTTTTCAAATGCTAATGGAAAACTAAAGGAACAGCTGTCAAAAGTTGAGTGTGCCTCTTCCTCTCCAAAATCATCTTGGAAAATACAAACACTTGAAAGAACAAAGGCCATTCTGATTCTAGTGCTGCCCAAGAGTCTTGAGTCATGCTACAAATGGGGGATCCACTTCCTTAAGAAATCACTGTGCTTCAGGGTACAGTCGTTAAATCATGACAGACAAGTACTGATGATTAGGATTCTATGCATGTACCTCTCAGAGAGTATGGAGCAGTTCTGAAAGGCCAGTGTACCAGTCTCCTGCCCAGGAGACTCTTGGTAtcctcacccccagcccctgttGTTTCGCCCAGGGCTTCAGCAGTGCAAACAAGAGCTGAGCTCCTGACAATTAGTTCATTTGCTACCAAGTTGAGTGCTGTGAGTTGTCTGTACAGGATCCTCTATTTTATTCAAGGCAGCAACTACTCAGTACTAGGCAGTCCCTCATCACTGGTCTAACCTTGAGTTTCAAAACTTTGGAActatttgaactgtggtgtttgagaagactgagaggcccttgggctgcaaggagatcacaccagtccttccgaaaggaagtcagtcctgaatattcattcgaaggactgaggctgaagctgaaactccagtctttcggccacctgatgtgaagagccaactcactggaaaagaccctgatgctgggaaagagtgaaggcaggagatgaaggggacgacaggatgagacggttggatgacatcactgactcaagggccatgagtctgagcaatctccaagagatggtgatggacagggaagcctggcgtgctgcagtccatggggttgcagagagtcggacacgactgagggactgagcagcAACCACACTGACGCTTGGGCCAGATGACTACGTGGTGAAGGCTCTCCTGTGCTTGCAGGACTTTAGacagcatccctggtctctgtCCACTAGAGGCCAGTAGCACTCCACCAGTTGTGAGAGCCGAACCTGTCCCCCGAGGAGCCACCTACAGCTCCACTCCACTGAGGATCACAGTGCTGACCTCTGTGCCCTGCCATCTTGTTTTCCATTTTCCCAGTCTCCCTTATAACCGGGCAGTGAGCCCCAAGGAGAAGGCTGCTGCATCCCTGATCAAAGGGACgcttgggactcccctggtggtccagtggttaagaatccgcctgccaatgcaggagtcacaggttcaatccccggtccgggaactaagatcccacacagaGGGGCAACTACGCCCTGGGCACGGAGCCTACTGAGCCCTTGTTCTAGAGCTACGACTACCGACGCCCACGTGCCCCACCAGAGCCCacactctgcagcaagagaagccccagcGATGCGAAGCCCGTGCACCTCAACTCGAGAGTAGTCCttgcttgctgcagctagagaaagcccacacatagtaacaaagacccagtacagccataaataaacacaTTGATTAAGTTTAGAAAAAGGGGCCACATTGTCAGTGATGCTGCCTCCTGTCCGAGACACGGATCCGAGTCCCGGAGCTCCGGTGAGCATCCGAGCTCTTCATGAGGTGACCAGTTGACATACTGGAAGGCAGGGAGGGTGGAGGATGTGGGGGCAGTGCTGAGTCAACAAAAGGACAGAGGAAGAAACCCGGGTCTGTGATGTTCTCAGGGAGTCAGGGCCAGCTCTGCACGGTGACTTCCAGTGAGGTCAGACAAACAGCTGCTTGCTTTATTTAATCAACTCTCAAGTCAGGATTTCTGTTATTGGAAGAGGCAAACCTCCTAAAAGGGACTAAAGGAAGACAGTCTACCTTCTCTTGCTCATTCTTAGCACCCTTTCCCCCAAGAGTCAAGGCCGGGTCCATGGGACCAGCAGGAGACAGGCAGAGCCCAGGACGCATCACTTCCTTTCCTATGTCTCTGTAAGGCCCCAATCCACATgatgtgctaaatcacttcagtcatgtctgactctgtgtaaccctatggactgtagactctgtacaaccccatggactgtcaacaggttcctctgtccatgggattcttcaggcaagaatacaggagagggttacacgccctccttcagaggatcttccccaccccgggttcgaacctgggtctcctgcacttcaggtgcattctttaccatctgagccaccccagGAAGCCTATCCCCAAGCAACCTACCCTTCAAATGAAGGCCCCACTCCAGTTTACCCCCACCAACATTCTGCTCATGTTAGACATGAATGAGTCCATGCTTCGtcctggatggggtgggggggtcatCTTTCCCTCCCCACCTAGACAAAGGTGATTACAACACACCCAGACAGCTTCCCCTTTTGTGGCCAAGGACCGCTAAGTTTCCAGCCTTACCAGAACAAAACGAGATGAAACCACCAGCACAGGCCGGCGCAGGCGCACCGAGACCTAAAAGGTGACTCATGGTAACCCTGGTTTCATCATGCCGCAGTTGTAATAAATCAGCACTGCGTGTTTGCCCTCCCCCAAAGCCCTGGGGTTTCACTCGGGTGCTTGTGACTAAGCGCCTGCGGGCAAGGAGGAAGTTACACAACCTACAGCTGCCAATCAACCTGTCGTCAAATTACGCAGAACGTAAGGCGGGATTTTCCATCCTGCAAAAGAAATGCCACCCGTCGTCGTGGGGCGCTGTCTGGTTTCGCTTCTCTCTCTCAGGCTCATACCTTTGCTTTGCTCAGTAAAACTCTTGCTCCTTAAAACTGCTTCGTGTCTCTCGATTGAATTCTTTTTCGTCAAGAGGACAAGAACTGAGGGAATTGCGGTTTTCTGGCGGTGACGGTCACACAAGCTCACTGTGGACCAACCCTTATAGGCCTCCTCCTGGGCCACCTCCGGCCTGTATCTCAGGCACTTGGGGTGTAATCAATATGATATATTCAATATGATATGATATTCTATGATATTCAACATGATATGCTATTCAATATGAATatcatatattcaatatataatcaatatatcATCTTGGGGTATAGTCAAC
The sequence above is a segment of the Cervus elaphus chromosome 25, mCerEla1.1, whole genome shotgun sequence genome. Coding sequences within it:
- the ANKRD33B gene encoding ankyrin repeat domain-containing protein 33B yields the protein MVLLAGPGPEGGGARRVSPEPPSPPRDAQAGEDPADYEEYEDFSSLPDTRSIASDDSFYPYGDEEEYSSVSAESASEGVPEGVPEAATLLRAACANDVGLLRALVRRGPSAEEVQETDRNGRTGLIVACYHGFVDTVVVLAECPHVDVNWQDSEGNTALITAAQAGHITITNYLLNYFPGLDLERRNAFGFTALMKAAMQGRTECIRALMLAGADVHARDSRRGMSSQEWAAYTGRFEAVRVIQRLLERPCPEQFGEKYKPELPLGPEAGQKPTGSKSCLQKLTDFVRSTLTSRSRQGLEDGGALDHMVKMTTSLYSPAVAIVCQTVCPESPPCVGKRRLAVQEILGSRGDPDTQAQERGKGESPEPQSQTSQAVGVSKEEAPRAGLASSQPPAAPRRASLLPLQLLRRSSVRPGVAIPKVRVSKAPAPTFQPERAARGSTKDSSHLQLPKWRYKEAKEEKRKAEEAEKQRLAAAQKEKRTSSWRKRT